The following proteins are encoded in a genomic region of Bacillota bacterium:
- a CDS encoding M55 family metallopeptidase, which translates to MRFFVSVDCEGLACVVGAPGGTLTDSRNYAFACQQAVREANAAARALFDAGAERVIVSDSHGGGVNLDYDQLDERVEIALGVGFGRRYPGVDESFDGVLFIGYHAMDNTPNAVLAHSYSSKTYQWIEVNGVQMGEVEIDAAVAGETGVPVIFVSSDDKCVAEAKRFLPWVETVVTKQSFGWNAALSKHPKQVEKEIYEGVTRAVARLSEMQPFRVQSPVTVRLHYKRLEDAERQSLADTRWRRIDAYTTEAVFERLSDWL; encoded by the coding sequence ATGCGCTTCTTTGTATCGGTAGACTGTGAGGGATTAGCCTGTGTGGTAGGTGCACCCGGGGGCACGCTGACCGATTCGCGCAACTATGCCTTTGCCTGCCAGCAAGCCGTGCGCGAGGCGAACGCGGCAGCACGTGCTCTCTTCGATGCGGGTGCAGAGCGGGTCATCGTCTCCGACAGCCATGGCGGCGGTGTCAACCTCGATTACGACCAGCTGGACGAGCGCGTGGAGATTGCGCTGGGCGTGGGGTTTGGACGCCGTTACCCGGGTGTGGACGAGAGTTTCGACGGTGTGCTGTTTATCGGCTACCACGCGATGGACAACACGCCAAACGCAGTGCTGGCGCATTCCTACAGCTCCAAAACCTACCAGTGGATAGAAGTCAACGGAGTGCAGATGGGCGAAGTAGAGATCGATGCGGCAGTCGCAGGCGAGACGGGTGTGCCGGTCATCTTCGTCAGCAGCGACGACAAATGCGTTGCCGAGGCGAAGCGGTTTTTGCCCTGGGTAGAGACTGTGGTGACCAAACAGAGCTTTGGCTGGAACGCTGCGCTGAGCAAGCACCCCAAACAAGTAGAGAAGGAAATATATGAAGGGGTGACGCGGGCGGTAGCACGATTATCCGAGATGCAACCTTTCCGGGTGCAAAGCCCCGTTACCGTACGCCTTCACTACAAGCGGCTGGAAGACGCAGAGCGTCAGTCTCTGGCGGACACACGCTGGCGGCGCATCGACGCCTACACCACCGAGGCGGTCTTTGAACGCCTTTCTGACTGGCTATAA
- a CDS encoding macro domain-containing protein, translating into MLFGFSPKPVLRERVGQCTVELYHVLYLRSLRADALILLSNRLLWMGARVSKRVRDEAGDMVEDEARRYAPLPPGEAIHTGGGMLRVRYIVHANPLDEQLIATPELLAAALDSAIKRCEELGARRVIFPDFTDQLVGWNPEECAHAILEAIQRNEGRLQSALIACWDKAHLEGYQHVLARRR; encoded by the coding sequence ATGCTGTTCGGTTTCTCGCCAAAGCCTGTCTTGCGCGAGCGTGTGGGACAATGCACTGTGGAGCTGTACCACGTTCTCTACCTGCGCAGCCTGAGAGCGGATGCGTTGATACTGCTCTCCAATCGGCTGTTGTGGATGGGAGCGCGGGTGAGCAAGCGCGTGCGCGACGAGGCGGGTGACATGGTGGAAGATGAGGCCCGTCGTTACGCTCCCCTGCCGCCGGGAGAGGCAATACACACCGGCGGAGGGATGCTGCGTGTACGTTACATCGTGCACGCCAACCCGCTGGACGAACAGCTGATTGCCACGCCGGAACTGCTGGCAGCCGCGCTGGACAGCGCAATCAAAAGGTGCGAAGAGCTTGGGGCGCGCCGCGTGATTTTCCCGGACTTCACCGACCAGCTGGTCGGATGGAACCCCGAGGAATGCGCCCACGCCATCCTGGAGGCGATTCAGCGCAACGAGGGAAGGCTGCAAAGCGCGCTCATCGCCTGCTGGGATAAGGCGCATCTGGAGGGGTACCAACACGTGCTGGCACGACGTCGGTAG
- the folP gene encoding dihydropteroate synthase yields the protein METGAVPLNHVHRLRQIVRQRTVVMGILNVTPDSFYDGGRYAQVEAAVQRALQMVEEGADVLDIGGESTRPGSLPVPEEEELRRVLPVIQAVHERTDVPISIDTTKSRVAERALQAGACMVNDISGLGFDPRMAEVVARHGALCCIMHIQGTPQTMQQNPQYEDVVRDISRYFEERLALAEQAGIPRENIWLDPGIGFGKTVEHNLEILRRLREFTALGLPILIGTSRKSFIGKILGDLPPEERLEGTAATVAIAIMNGANAVRVHDVREMVRVARMTDAVCRRM from the coding sequence ATGGAAACCGGTGCTGTACCACTGAACCACGTTCACCGACTCCGGCAAATCGTTCGTCAGCGCACTGTCGTCATGGGGATACTCAATGTAACTCCCGACTCGTTCTACGACGGCGGACGGTATGCGCAGGTGGAAGCGGCGGTACAGCGCGCTCTGCAAATGGTGGAAGAGGGAGCCGATGTGCTGGATATCGGCGGCGAGAGCACCCGTCCGGGTAGCCTGCCGGTTCCCGAAGAGGAAGAGCTGCGGCGGGTGCTGCCGGTGATCCAAGCGGTGCACGAGCGAACGGACGTACCCATCTCGATAGATACCACTAAGTCGCGCGTTGCCGAGCGGGCGTTGCAGGCAGGGGCGTGCATGGTGAACGACATCTCCGGTCTCGGTTTTGACCCACGCATGGCGGAGGTAGTCGCGAGGCACGGCGCGCTGTGCTGCATCATGCACATTCAGGGCACGCCGCAAACCATGCAACAGAACCCGCAATATGAAGATGTGGTGCGCGACATCAGCCGCTATTTCGAAGAGCGTCTCGCTCTGGCGGAACAGGCAGGCATCCCGCGCGAGAACATCTGGCTGGACCCGGGCATCGGCTTTGGCAAAACGGTGGAACACAACCTCGAAATCCTGCGCCGCCTGCGCGAGTTCACTGCTTTGGGCTTGCCCATCCTCATCGGCACCTCGCGCAAGTCGTTCATCGGCAAGATTCTGGGTGACCTGCCCCCCGAAGAGCGACTGGAGGGCACGGCGGCAACGGTGGCTATCGCCATTATGAACGGCGCGAACGCTGTGCGCGTGCACGATGTGCGAGAGATGGTGCGCGTGGCGCGAATGACCGACGCGGTGTGCCGGCGTATGTAG
- a CDS encoding tetratricopeptide repeat protein, translating into MRPTERSAGQTNEARGLLRQAQELAQQGDYTAALAMIQRAMQSGADEYTCYMHIAALEWQRQRTDAAMLALQHAIELQPHRTDAREKMAELYLEAGEVDAAIEQASQVLRRDPDNVTVRPLLVAAHLEKGDWESALRVLDDLIARAPNEPIYHFHQAQVFQELGQWGLALIAYDRVVEIGTDRELAERAAEAIAMLDRIQIDHILTLVLEDPQFRRQIQEDLEGALIDRQFALSRTGMTALRIILSQMQDNNLPWKPVLYH; encoded by the coding sequence ATGAGACCGACGGAGCGCTCCGCCGGACAAACCAACGAAGCCAGGGGGCTGCTGCGGCAGGCTCAGGAACTGGCGCAACAGGGTGACTATACGGCTGCCCTCGCGATGATTCAACGCGCGATGCAGAGCGGGGCGGATGAATATACCTGCTATATGCATATCGCCGCGCTGGAGTGGCAACGCCAGCGAACGGATGCGGCGATGCTGGCACTGCAACACGCCATCGAACTGCAACCGCACCGCACCGACGCCCGCGAGAAGATGGCGGAACTGTACCTGGAGGCGGGTGAGGTGGACGCTGCTATTGAACAAGCCTCACAGGTTCTCCGCCGCGACCCGGATAACGTCACCGTGCGCCCACTGCTGGTCGCGGCGCATCTGGAAAAGGGTGACTGGGAGTCCGCCCTGCGCGTGCTGGACGACCTGATTGCGCGCGCTCCTAACGAGCCCATCTATCATTTCCATCAGGCACAGGTGTTTCAGGAGCTGGGGCAATGGGGGCTTGCGCTTATCGCCTATGACCGCGTGGTGGAAATCGGCACCGACCGCGAGCTGGCTGAGCGCGCTGCGGAAGCGATAGCCATGCTCGACCGCATCCAGATTGACCATATCCTGACCCTCGTGCTGGAAGACCCGCAGTTCCGGCGACAGATTCAGGAAGACCTTGAAGGCGCGCTGATAGACCGCCAGTTCGCACTGAGCCGGACGGGCATGACCGCGCTGCGCATCATTCTGAGCCAGATGCAGGATAACAATCTTCCATGGAAACCGGTGCTGTACCACTGA
- a CDS encoding SIMPL domain-containing protein, giving the protein MRTPIIYTLLIALLIGIAQKPSLSQPGTPISVSAVGEAQVLPDRVVVYFTLRGQGETSVEARQAVRRLFQQVAARLAPLGIGRDMLKEEVSEVVPSMPGITSSPGEDTGAHQQRRFEASFSYSLRMPISEDRLDTLFRILDALSEYTSRQGITSQGGYRGGFGGIGSAPVYQEVLVEFRVQDMERLKRQAVQDGVAKARKMAEAAARQMGKSRVKMARLDVKEPGSPELHISPSFTPGGIKWQSLRAYVQVNATFHAE; this is encoded by the coding sequence ATGAGAACCCCTATCATCTACACGTTGCTTATCGCCCTCCTGATTGGCATCGCTCAGAAGCCATCGCTATCGCAGCCAGGTACGCCCATCTCGGTGTCGGCTGTGGGAGAGGCGCAGGTACTGCCCGACCGTGTGGTCGTGTATTTCACACTGAGGGGGCAGGGAGAGACCTCCGTGGAGGCGCGTCAGGCGGTGCGCCGTCTCTTTCAGCAGGTTGCGGCAAGGCTGGCTCCGCTGGGCATCGGCAGGGACATGCTGAAAGAGGAGGTGTCGGAAGTTGTGCCCTCGATGCCGGGCATCACATCCAGCCCGGGTGAAGACACAGGCGCGCACCAGCAAAGGCGCTTCGAGGCGTCTTTCAGTTACAGCTTGCGGATGCCCATCAGTGAAGACAGGCTGGACACGCTGTTTCGGATACTGGATGCGCTGAGCGAATATACTTCCCGACAGGGCATCACCAGCCAGGGAGGCTACCGCGGTGGCTTCGGCGGCATCGGTAGTGCGCCGGTCTATCAGGAAGTGCTGGTGGAGTTCCGCGTGCAGGATATGGAGCGTCTGAAGCGGCAGGCGGTGCAGGATGGCGTGGCGAAGGCGCGTAAGATGGCGGAAGCCGCCGCGAGGCAGATGGGTAAGAGCCGGGTAAAAATGGCGCGGCTGGACGTGAAAGAGCCGGGCAGTCCCGAGCTGCATATTAGCCCCTCCTTCACGCCGGGCGGCATCAAGTGGCAGTCACTTCGCGCATACGTACAGGTGAACGCCACCTTCCACGCCGAGTAG
- a CDS encoding TlyA family RNA methyltransferase, translating to MRLDRLLVEQGLVESREKAQELIRAGEVLVDGKAVTRPAAPVHSGSTVTLLRQPRYVGRGGEKLEAALRRWSVSLQGMVCADVGACTGGFTDCLLQHGAAKVYAIEAGHGQLHPRLREDPRVVSLEDTDARILRALPERVNLVVVDVSFVSLKEVMPGLFRWLHEGGEVWALLKPQFEAPHLTKKGVMRSAQARERILQDFVVWCRGQGWLVLDAFECPVAGEEGNREYWLRLREGSRL from the coding sequence ATGCGGCTGGACAGGCTGCTGGTGGAACAGGGACTGGTAGAAAGCCGTGAAAAGGCGCAGGAGCTGATTCGTGCGGGTGAGGTGCTGGTAGACGGCAAAGCGGTCACGAGGCCCGCCGCCCCGGTGCATTCCGGGAGTACAGTTACGCTGCTTCGTCAGCCGAGGTATGTGGGGCGCGGTGGCGAAAAACTGGAAGCTGCGCTTCGGCGGTGGAGTGTGTCGCTGCAGGGGATGGTCTGTGCGGATGTCGGTGCGTGTACCGGAGGTTTCACCGATTGCCTGCTACAACATGGCGCGGCGAAGGTTTACGCCATCGAAGCGGGTCACGGACAGCTGCACCCTCGCCTTCGGGAAGACCCTCGTGTGGTGTCGCTCGAAGACACGGATGCCCGCATTCTCCGCGCACTGCCGGAGCGGGTGAATCTGGTTGTCGTGGATGTTTCCTTCGTTTCCCTGAAAGAGGTAATGCCCGGATTGTTTCGCTGGCTGCATGAGGGCGGCGAGGTATGGGCGCTGCTGAAACCGCAGTTTGAAGCGCCACATCTCACGAAGAAGGGGGTGATGCGCTCGGCGCAGGCACGGGAGCGAATCCTGCAGGATTTTGTCGTCTGGTGTCGGGGGCAGGGCTGGCTAGTGCTTGATGCCTTCGAATGCCCGGTGGCAGGAGAGGAGGGCAACCGCGAGTACTGGCTGCGCTTGCGCGAGGGAAGCCGTTTGTGA
- the rpmH gene encoding 50S ribosomal protein L34: MKRTYQPNNRHRRKVHGFRARMRTKDGRNVLKRRRLKGRHRLTVSDTCRHFGPEHS; the protein is encoded by the coding sequence ATGAAACGTACCTATCAACCGAATAATCGTCATCGGCGCAAGGTGCACGGTTTTCGTGCCCGGATGCGCACGAAAGACGGGCGCAACGTGCTGAAGCGGCGCCGTTTGAAAGGTCGTCATCGGCTGACGGTATCGGATACCTGCCGCCATTTCGGTCCGGAACACTCTTAA
- the rnpA gene encoding ribonuclease P protein component — translation MLPRRERLRRRKDFLACYNEGKAYAQAHLVLYVRPQPGGRRFGFVVGKKVGKAVVRNRVKRRLRAACRECLPGLIDGFDAVFVARKNAGEADYRQLLREMQNLFRSAKVWKESAEP, via the coding sequence GTGCTTCCCCGCCGTGAGCGTCTTCGCCGACGCAAGGATTTTCTTGCGTGCTATAATGAGGGCAAGGCGTACGCTCAGGCGCATTTAGTGCTGTACGTGCGCCCGCAGCCAGGCGGGCGCAGATTCGGCTTTGTGGTGGGCAAGAAGGTCGGGAAAGCGGTGGTGCGCAACCGGGTTAAAAGGCGTCTGCGTGCAGCGTGTCGGGAGTGCCTGCCCGGTCTGATAGATGGTTTCGACGCGGTGTTCGTTGCCCGCAAAAACGCCGGTGAAGCAGACTATCGTCAGCTGCTGCGGGAGATGCAGAACCTGTTTCGCAGCGCGAAGGTCTGGAAAGAGAGCGCGGAGCCATGA
- the yidD gene encoding membrane protein insertion efficiency factor YidD, whose protein sequence is MTAPRPTWWQRALVGVIRLYQRVSRFTPPVCRFTPTCSEYTAQAILEHGVIRGLWLGVRRILRCHPFSPGGYDPVPPRQHGTRR, encoded by the coding sequence ATGACTGCGCCACGCCCTACATGGTGGCAAAGGGCTTTAGTCGGCGTCATTCGACTGTATCAACGTGTGTCGCGCTTCACTCCGCCTGTGTGCCGCTTCACCCCGACCTGTTCGGAATATACCGCACAGGCGATACTCGAACACGGTGTGATACGCGGGTTGTGGCTGGGGGTACGGCGTATCCTGCGTTGTCATCCTTTCTCGCCCGGCGGATACGACCCAGTGCCTCCACGCCAGCACGGAACGCGCAGGTAA
- the yidC gene encoding membrane protein insertase YidC has translation MRTLSLALLLLLSWLAVPVLAQTSQPSPDAVLLKAQQEEVQGKFPEAEKLYQQAIQLAGSSPLAAEAQLRLAAMYMRKMDRFDDALKIYEELIKQYRTGEIAAEATLRIGELYELRMQKTTDEKERNNLEQKALEAYRRVENEFRGSAVAKGEGKQRLDAILRRIDERNRNHPAYRFWDILVALTGRQPWLSYWVAIVLFTLIVMALLTPLRLAWFRSFREMKKLEPEVRRLRERYKGQELNEKIMELYKQHKVNPAAGCLPMLIQMPILIYLYYTIRMYEYQFSKGFFLWINPSLAERFPGIVGANLGQHDLPLLLLYAISLYITQRLTPVSDPAQAEQMKMMSLFMTVFMLYMMYTWHFPSAFVLYWLLSNILMTAQQLHYMKPEPEAAAPAEAVATPPEPAPAAASSNPGKNHHTRKPRRRK, from the coding sequence TTGAGAACGTTATCGCTCGCACTATTACTTCTGCTGTCGTGGCTCGCGGTGCCGGTTCTGGCACAAACCTCGCAACCATCACCCGACGCCGTACTTCTAAAGGCACAACAGGAAGAGGTGCAAGGGAAGTTTCCCGAAGCGGAAAAGCTTTACCAGCAAGCAATCCAACTAGCTGGCTCGAGCCCTCTGGCAGCGGAAGCGCAACTGCGCCTGGCTGCCATGTACATGCGCAAGATGGACCGCTTCGATGATGCCCTCAAAATCTATGAGGAGCTGATCAAGCAGTACCGCACCGGCGAAATCGCCGCCGAAGCCACCCTGCGCATCGGCGAACTGTACGAACTGCGGATGCAGAAAACCACCGACGAGAAAGAACGCAACAATCTGGAACAAAAAGCCCTTGAGGCGTATCGTCGGGTGGAGAACGAGTTCCGCGGCTCGGCGGTCGCCAAAGGGGAAGGCAAACAGCGGCTGGACGCCATCCTGCGCCGCATCGACGAGCGCAACCGCAACCACCCCGCCTATCGCTTCTGGGATATTCTGGTCGCGCTGACCGGCAGGCAGCCGTGGTTGAGCTACTGGGTGGCGATTGTGCTGTTCACGCTGATTGTGATGGCGCTGCTGACCCCGTTGCGGCTGGCGTGGTTCCGATCGTTCCGCGAGATGAAGAAACTGGAGCCAGAGGTCAGGCGGCTGCGCGAACGCTACAAGGGGCAAGAGCTCAACGAAAAAATCATGGAGCTGTACAAGCAGCACAAGGTAAATCCTGCTGCTGGCTGTTTGCCCATGCTGATACAGATGCCCATCCTGATTTACCTGTACTACACCATCCGCATGTACGAGTATCAGTTCAGCAAGGGGTTCTTCCTGTGGATTAACCCATCGTTGGCGGAGAGGTTTCCGGGCATCGTGGGCGCGAACCTGGGACAGCACGACCTGCCGCTGCTGCTACTTTATGCCATCAGCCTGTACATCACCCAGCGGCTGACCCCGGTGAGCGACCCGGCGCAGGCGGAACAGATGAAGATGATGTCCCTGTTCATGACTGTGTTCATGTTGTACATGATGTACACGTGGCACTTTCCGTCGGCTTTTGTCCTTTACTGGCTTTTATCCAATATCTTGATGACGGCTCAGCAGCTGCATTACATGAAGCCCGAACCGGAGGCCGCCGCGCCTGCCGAAGCGGTTGCGACTCCCCCTGAACCGGCGCCCGCCGCCGCCAGCAGCAATCCCGGCAAAAATCATCACACGCGCAAGCCGCGCCGCAGAAAGTAA
- a CDS encoding protein jag, translating to MVQSMTENAPVQSVEATGRTVEEAKEKALQMLQATDEQVEWEILDEGSRGIFGVLGFTPARVRATLKTALKQAPSEESERKVMAVVNAALRASGLAVKAIKRDSYDSYVELELVGRDAQRFAGPQLDALQYILNIIINKRYDKTTRVLLDVGDYRKQRAEKLRRMALEVAKQVKERGEEAVLDPLNAIERRVIHQTLMNDPDVYTYSEGEEPERRVVISPRKP from the coding sequence ATGGTGCAGTCAATGACCGAAAACGCACCCGTGCAGAGCGTGGAAGCGACGGGACGCACCGTCGAAGAGGCGAAGGAAAAAGCCTTACAGATGCTTCAGGCGACCGATGAGCAGGTCGAGTGGGAAATCCTGGATGAAGGCTCCCGCGGGATTTTCGGGGTGCTGGGCTTTACACCGGCGCGCGTTCGGGCGACGCTGAAAACCGCACTCAAACAGGCTCCGTCCGAAGAGTCCGAACGAAAAGTGATGGCAGTGGTCAACGCCGCGTTGCGAGCCAGCGGACTGGCGGTGAAAGCCATCAAGCGGGATAGCTACGACTCGTATGTGGAGCTGGAGCTGGTCGGACGGGATGCCCAGCGGTTCGCCGGACCCCAATTGGACGCCCTGCAATACATTCTGAACATCATCATCAACAAGCGCTATGATAAGACCACCCGCGTGCTGCTGGACGTGGGCGACTATCGCAAACAGCGGGCGGAGAAATTGAGGCGGATGGCTCTGGAGGTGGCGAAGCAGGTGAAGGAGCGTGGCGAAGAGGCGGTGCTGGACCCGCTCAACGCGATCGAGCGCCGCGTCATCCATCAGACGCTGATGAACGACCCCGACGTGTATACCTACAGCGAGGGTGAGGAGCCGGAGCGGCGCGTGGTTATCTCTCCGCGTAAACCGTGA
- the acpS gene encoding holo-ACP synthase yields the protein MLHISGRVKGVGTDIVALQRIAEVCERHPRFAHRILTDAEYAYCQQGKKSFLLHLAGRFAAKEAIIKALGHKVPWRDMEILNHPSGQPYVNLYGEAAERAGGGRMHVSIAHEPTFAIAIAIWEGD from the coding sequence ATGTTGCACATCAGCGGACGGGTAAAGGGCGTGGGTACCGACATCGTGGCACTTCAGCGCATCGCGGAAGTGTGCGAGCGACACCCACGCTTTGCACATCGTATCCTCACCGATGCCGAATACGCCTACTGCCAGCAGGGCAAAAAAAGCTTCCTTCTGCATCTTGCCGGTCGCTTCGCCGCGAAAGAAGCCATCATCAAGGCACTGGGGCACAAAGTGCCCTGGCGCGATATGGAGATACTGAACCATCCCTCGGGACAGCCTTACGTGAACCTGTACGGCGAGGCGGCGGAGCGCGCCGGTGGTGGACGGATGCACGTCAGCATCGCGCACGAGCCGACCTTTGCCATCGCGATTGCCATCTGGGAGGGTGACTGA
- the purN gene encoding phosphoribosylglycinamide formyltransferase codes for MMSIRIAILVSGHGRGSNMAAIIDACQRGEVDGQVVLVIGTRRQAPALQRATGKGVPTRVISPRNLTEEEYAHRLLHALDEAKVDLVCLAGYMRLLPTPVVQAYAGRVMNIHPALLPLFGGKGMYGEHVHRAVLESGMKVSGCTVHFVDEHYDTGPIIVQRCVPVEEEDTWETLAARVLAQEHQAYVQAVKLFAQGRLRIEGRRVRILPPAS; via the coding sequence CTGATGTCCATCCGCATTGCCATCCTCGTTTCGGGGCATGGGCGCGGCTCCAACATGGCGGCGATTATCGATGCCTGCCAGCGCGGTGAGGTCGATGGGCAGGTGGTGCTGGTCATCGGCACGCGCCGCCAAGCCCCCGCCCTGCAACGCGCTACCGGGAAGGGTGTCCCCACGCGCGTCATCTCTCCCCGCAACCTCACCGAAGAGGAGTACGCGCACCGATTGCTGCACGCTCTGGACGAGGCAAAGGTAGACCTGGTGTGCCTCGCGGGCTATATGCGACTGCTGCCCACACCGGTGGTGCAGGCATACGCGGGCAGGGTGATGAACATCCATCCCGCGCTGTTGCCCCTCTTCGGCGGCAAGGGTATGTATGGCGAGCATGTGCACCGGGCGGTGCTGGAGTCGGGCATGAAGGTTTCGGGATGTACGGTGCATTTTGTGGACGAGCATTATGATACCGGACCGATTATCGTGCAGCGGTGCGTGCCGGTAGAGGAAGAGGACACGTGGGAGACGCTTGCCGCGCGCGTGCTGGCGCAGGAACATCAGGCATACGTGCAGGCGGTGAAGCTGTTCGCGCAGGGACGGTTGCGCATCGAGGGCAGGCGGGTGCGCATCCTGCCGCCCGCATCATAG
- a CDS encoding aldo/keto reductase: MLEKRALGNTGLQVTFIGFGALEIGRDWGLGDAEQRRRPAEEEAGKTLNAVLDMGINLIDTARAYHESEARIGKYISHRRAEYVLCSKCGEHSDDPRTYYDFSYQAVRDSIDLSLRLLRTDVIDVMQIHFGPESQKVLDEGETLRAMREAQEAGKIRFLGASPGMDVLERCIESGDFQVLQIGYSLLDQSAHDLITRAHEKGIGVLIRSGLAAGWLTSRALTVPPEQRPPKVQKLLELCNGDAELLHALALHFLHRHPGISAVLVGTRRAENLRRNVDLLQHPMDEGLLQEAIAIGRG; this comes from the coding sequence ATGCTGGAGAAACGCGCTCTGGGAAACACAGGTTTACAGGTGACGTTCATCGGCTTCGGCGCGCTGGAGATAGGGCGCGATTGGGGTCTGGGCGACGCGGAGCAACGCCGCCGCCCCGCGGAGGAAGAGGCGGGCAAAACGCTCAACGCTGTGCTGGACATGGGCATTAACCTGATCGATACCGCCCGCGCTTATCACGAGAGCGAAGCACGCATCGGGAAATATATCTCGCACCGCCGTGCAGAATATGTGCTCTGCAGCAAATGTGGTGAGCACAGCGATGACCCCCGTACCTACTACGACTTCTCCTATCAGGCGGTTCGGGATTCGATAGACCTCAGCCTGCGCCTGTTGCGCACCGACGTGATAGACGTGATGCAGATTCACTTCGGTCCCGAGTCCCAAAAGGTGCTGGACGAAGGCGAAACGCTGCGTGCCATGCGCGAGGCACAGGAGGCGGGCAAAATACGCTTCCTGGGAGCATCGCCGGGCATGGACGTGCTGGAGAGATGTATCGAATCGGGCGATTTTCAGGTGTTGCAAATTGGGTACAGCCTGCTGGACCAGAGCGCTCACGACCTCATTACCCGCGCGCACGAGAAAGGCATCGGCGTGCTTATCCGCAGTGGACTGGCAGCGGGATGGCTTACTTCACGCGCGTTGACTGTGCCGCCTGAGCAACGCCCCCCGAAGGTGCAGAAGCTGCTGGAACTGTGCAACGGCGACGCGGAACTGCTACACGCGCTTGCCCTGCACTTCCTGCATCGCCATCCGGGCATCAGCGCGGTGCTTGTCGGCACGCGGCGGGCGGAGAACCTGCGGCGTAATGTCGACTTGCTGCAGCATCCAATGGACGAAGGCTTGCTGCAGGAAGCAATCGCCATCGGACGGGGGTAG
- a CDS encoding metalloregulator ArsR/SmtB family transcription factor → MDSLSYMEKLLKALADANRLRILAAVQDGALCVCQLMGILGLSQSTVSKHLSVLKEAGLLVEEPRGKRSFYSLPAQYPSPFVSAMMSAVLQELRAHPATEEDRRLAEFMRELRIETVEAARNVRKKRRMLRLL, encoded by the coding sequence GTGGACAGTCTTTCGTACATGGAAAAACTGCTCAAGGCTCTGGCGGATGCGAATCGCCTGCGCATTTTGGCGGCAGTGCAGGACGGTGCGTTGTGCGTGTGCCAGCTCATGGGCATTCTGGGGCTGAGCCAGTCCACCGTCAGCAAACACCTGTCGGTGCTGAAGGAGGCGGGGCTGCTGGTGGAGGAGCCGCGTGGTAAACGCAGCTTCTACTCGCTACCGGCGCAGTATCCCTCCCCGTTCGTCTCCGCCATGATGAGCGCTGTTTTACAGGAGCTGAGGGCGCATCCCGCCACCGAAGAAGACCGCCGCCTTGCCGAGTTCATGCGCGAGTTGCGCATCGAAACGGTCGAAGCCGCACGGAACGTCCGCAAGAAGCGCAGGATGTTGCGGTTGTTGTAG
- a CDS encoding nitrophenyl compound nitroreductase subunit ArsF family protein, with amino-acid sequence MNTKKLIGAALLLFAALVLLRAISDQDMPVSSENEKQTSTASAQAVSPQIPAQGRYVVLYYFHTTFRCASCLAIEKVARQVVNAQFKNLVDKGLLQFRPVDVENPQNRHFIGDYQLYSKSLVLVEYQDGKEVRHKNMEGIWQQTSLEGLQEYIAQEIASFVGATGQNG; translated from the coding sequence ATGAACACGAAAAAGCTCATCGGCGCGGCATTGTTGTTATTTGCTGCACTCGTGCTTCTCCGCGCAATCAGCGACCAGGACATGCCCGTTTCCTCCGAAAACGAAAAACAGACCTCTACAGCCAGTGCACAAGCAGTCAGCCCGCAGATACCCGCTCAGGGCAGGTATGTGGTGCTTTACTACTTTCATACCACCTTCCGTTGCGCATCCTGTCTTGCTATCGAGAAAGTCGCACGCCAGGTAGTCAATGCGCAGTTCAAAAACCTGGTGGACAAAGGTCTGCTGCAATTTCGCCCTGTGGATGTGGAGAACCCGCAAAACCGCCACTTTATCGGCGACTACCAGCTCTACTCAAAGTCACTGGTGCTGGTAGAGTATCAGGACGGTAAAGAGGTGCGCCACAAGAACATGGAAGGGATATGGCAGCAGACCTCGCTGGAGGGTCTGCAGGAATACATCGCGCAGGAGATAGCATCCTTTGTTGGGGCGACCGGGCAAAATGGGTGA